A section of the Corynebacterium tuberculostearicum genome encodes:
- a CDS encoding polyadenylate-specific 3'-exoribonuclease AS has protein sequence MRYFYDTEFIEDGQTIELVSIGIVGENGSEYYAVSTDFDPSKANSWVKDNVLAKLPSPRDPVWKPLETIRTEVFEFLTQSSTPVELWAWVGAYDHVVLAQLWGDMAGLPKRMPRYTRELKQYWEFAGRPSLPAVPKGNHDALVDARHNLAKFRACAQVLPLSRGNRINI, from the coding sequence GTGCGCTACTTCTATGACACCGAATTTATCGAAGATGGACAAACCATTGAATTGGTCTCCATCGGCATCGTCGGTGAGAATGGCAGCGAGTACTACGCCGTGTCTACGGATTTCGATCCGTCCAAGGCCAATTCTTGGGTCAAAGACAATGTACTGGCTAAGCTGCCCAGCCCGCGGGACCCAGTATGGAAGCCTCTGGAGACCATTCGCACGGAGGTCTTCGAGTTTCTTACCCAGAGCTCAACCCCGGTAGAGCTGTGGGCTTGGGTGGGCGCTTATGATCATGTGGTTTTGGCGCAGCTGTGGGGCGATATGGCCGGATTGCCTAAGCGCATGCCACGCTATACCCGCGAGCTGAAGCAGTACTGGGAGTTTGCGGGGCGTCCTAGCCTGCCGGCTGTGCCTAAGGGCAATCACGATGCGCTTGTCGACGCCCGCCATAACCTCGCCAAGTTTCGTGCCTGCGCCCAGGTGCTTCCGCTGTCTAGGGGCAATAGAATTAATATCTAG